A stretch of Aspergillus nidulans FGSC A4 chromosome VI DNA encodes these proteins:
- a CDS encoding uncharacterized protein (transcript_id=CADANIAT00010457) gives MRLRSLVLVAAPSFAGSVWAQLDYGASSVAAPGATTAAETGSEASLTSETSESLVTPLGLDASVGVGANVGIGDLDLGATVGVGASLGAGELDLGATLGLGLTLGPDDCDCTDGPPTKPPITSSSSSTSTSEDPTYTECPEQPPVTLPPVTLPPETVVITVPGQDTCSASPQPPATETETVSITVPGEGTCPTTTPPASTETETISVTVPGGSTCSATPPVTLPPETITETSVTTVPGETETITETSISTVPGAGVTITLGPGHPHTKTVTIWEPTTIYSNITVPTTIYSTVYSETTAWSTTTFPGEETTVWETTTLPGEETTVWTETTAWSTTTLPGEETTIWSTTTLPGEVTTLPPVTTTISGTTVTIPGSVTTLPGSTITLPGSTVVYTSTVSGPTSIETVVVTQVISTTIVNETPGPATTLTITSTAVQTLPPVTVTATATETTATTATETETETVSISVCPSLTINPTYTPATPLPTDYTWGCPPGYLCRPRRQGTVGGCNFEAGLPAETYYCSPEECIEAPPLYDEDQYWGEPVVSDEVGTYNVSKYYFNLNPEPFGLNYSIFRFPEKDYGVDYFKRSFLGVGLGKMLNKLLPRQELLQDVIRFSDVCYDECNGAALEAERLGKTPSLCEATSAFMDKLDQCSRCNERYPAEDEEDPQVIPPDLNQWLGYCDGLGNDEDQTSTREPITTSSESTSSTRTSAVDPTSTGGDGDEDSTSATDSTTLTGTSSPGDDESTQTESGSDATNESSGSGTSGPSPSPTSGSGGSDDGSGGSSAPTPGSTPGTPTDVSPTGTSSPSPSPPVFTGAAARFGLPVHFGLVPVVLGLVL, from the exons ATGCGCTTGCGCTCTTTGGTCCTCGTGGCAGCGCCCTCGTTCGCCGGTTCTGTTTGGGCGCAGCTTGATTATGGCGCCTCGAGCGTTGCTGCCCCGGGGGCAACCACCGCCGCTGAGACAGGCTCGGAGGCTTCTCTGACCTCCGAGACTTCTGAGAGCCTCGTAACTCCTTTGGGTCTTGATGCTTCTGTCGGTGTCGGGGCAAATGTGGGCATTGGCGACTTGGACCTTGGGGCAACCGTCGGCGTTGGGGCGTCCTTGGGAGCTGGAGAGCTGGACCTTGGGGCAACCTTGGGCCTTGGGCTGACCTTGGGCCCCGATGATTGCGACTGCACG GATGGACCACCGACGAAGCCACCTATAACTagttcttcgtcttcaactAGCACTTCAGAAGATCCCACTTACACTGAATGCCCGGAACAGCCTCCAGTCACTTTACCTCCAGTCACTCTGCCCCCTGAAACAGTGGTTATAACTGTCCCCGGCCAGGATACATGCTCCGCCAGTCCCCAACCCCCGGCCACAGAAACTGAGACGGTTTCCATTACTGTCCCAGGCGAGGGTACCTGCCCAACTACAACCCCGCCAGCGTCTACGGAGACTGAGACGATCTCAGTGACCGTTCCGGGCGGAAGCACTTGCTCGGCTACCCCTCCTGTGACTCTTCCTCCAGAAACGATAACAGAGACTTCCGTAACAACAGTGCCTGGGGAAACAGAAACCATCACAGAGACCTCGATCTCGACAGTGCCAGGGGCAGGGGTGACAATTACGCTCGGTCCGGGCCATCCCCATACCAAAACTGTCACGATCTGGGAGCCTACTACAATATATTCCAATATTACTGTTCCTACCACCATCTATTCCACTGTTTACTCGGAGACAACAGCATGGTCAACAACAACATTTCCCGGAGAGGAGACTACCGTTTGGGAGACCACAACCCTGCCTGGTGAGGAGACCACTGTGTGGACGGAAACCACTGCTTGGTCAACCACAACCCTGCCTGGCGAAGAAACTACTATCTGGTCCACGACAACTTTGCCAGGCGAGGTAACCACTCTCCCTCCAGTCACAACGACGATTTCTGGTACTACAGTCACAATCCCTGGATCGGTTACGACTTTGCCAGGTTCGACAATTACGCTGCCTGGATCTACAGTCGTTTACACCAGCACCGTTAGTGGTCCAACCTCAATCGAAACCGTGGTTGTTACGCAAGTTATCAGCACAACAATTGTGAATGAAACTCCAG GTCCGGCTACAACCCTCACCATTACCTCGACTGCAGTTCAGACTCTTCCTCCGGTAACTGTGACAG CAACCGCAACAGAAACAACTGCAACAACTGCAACAGAAACTGAAACCGAAACTGTCTCTATCTCTGTCTGTCCCAGCCTGACGATAAACCCGACATATACACCCGCCACGCCTCTCCCAACGGACTACACTTGGGGCTGCCCACCAGGTTACCTTTGCCGCCCAAGACGCCAGGGCACAGTCGGTGGTTGCAACTTTGAAGCCGGACTACCCGCAGAAACATACTACTGCAGCCCCGAAGAATGTATTGAAGCACCACCCCTGTACGACGAGGACCAATACTGGGGCGAACCCGTAGTATCCGACGAAGTCGGCACATACAACGTTTCAAAGTACtacttcaacctcaacccgGAGCCATTCGGTCTTAACTACTCGATCTTCCGCTTCCCAGAAAAGGATTATGGCGTGGACTACTTCAAACGCTCCTTCCTGGGCGTGGGTCTTGGCAAAATGCTCAACAAGCTACTTCCCCGGCAGGAACTATTGCAGGACGTCATTCGGTTCAGCGACGTCTGCTACGACGAATGCAACGGCGCCGCATTGGAAGCGGAACGACTGGGGAAAACACCCTCGCTTTGCGAGGCTACGTCCGCGTTCATGGACAAGCTCGATCAATGTAGTCGGTGTAATGAGAGATACCCcgctgaagacgaggaagatccGCAGGTCATCCCGCCTGATTTGAACCAGTGGCTAGGCTACTGTGACGGGCTGGGCAACGATGAGGACCAGACCTCTACTCGCGAACCGATCACAACGTCCAGCGAGAGCACATCGAGTACACGCACATCAGCCGTGGATCCGACCAGTACAGgcggggatggagatgaggactCCACCTCGGCTACCGACTCGACCACCCTGACTGGGACATCAAGTCCCGGTGATGACGAATCAACCCAGACAGAATCGGGCTCAGATGCCACCAATGAAAGCTCGGGCTCGGGAACTTCGGGTCCATCACCTAGTCCAACCTCTGGCAGTGGCGGTAGCGACGATGGCTCGGGAGGCTCAAGCGCACCGACGCCAGGGTCAACGCCAGGTACCCCGACTGATGTCTCGCCGACGGGCACCagctcgccctcgccctcgccgccTGTTTTTACAGGTGCGGCGGCGCGGTTTGGCTTGCCGGTACACTTCGGACTTGTCCCGGTTgtgctgggcttggtttTGTAG
- a CDS encoding uncharacterized protein (transcript_id=CADANIAT00010455), whose product MEVDISPPGGTRPATPLLGENSDPPSGPTTPTPLPRNSLKRRALFSPQKTPTAAPVPVSHTPQAPSICEQVGMVADDQLALLHDWKLAMTSLAKALDLTVSSLQGRPRDLARELAARFVTLAKQDSPQQISQMPVVAPPQPPRQMEQPNHPPTPEASKSPLNRQTSQPTTWASLTAPRTGQGNWQTIAPEHHMQAKQTAQRRLKQSNKTDHRIFLRLPASSSLRAIGPHGIRVTLAGKVPDGITQVQVISTGYAITTTEQGKAFLLSEKAASLAGDGYFEIPTEYHQVIVSRIPKQLWSLDGWIDTTIADISMEAERITGIKPLMAKLSKHPVERDSITAVIAFPKKLQHPLQLFGLSGLSRPTRPKQRPLQCTRCYRFHDTRACRSSDRCISCGSSKQDHNCHVQCINCCGPHAADFPKCPARPHVQRNIITRLSKDALAAIRKAGRLAFQQEQKKAESSKQQADRRGGAAHDLLLSFEADIILVQEPWTNTAKHLTKTHPRYQLFSPPTRWTARPRTLTYVRRDLPAHSLPEPISPDITTIYTAGLTIINVYRPPNDPVAPAGAGSTPSTLSTLLGYTPPEITILAGDFNTRHPFWQPDTESHAVTPGATGLLDWLDAHELELRLEPGTPTRGPNTLDLLGSTNWEKARTLASPPDPTLPINLLAEQLVQISQLAIQGASRYNTRRLPRTPWWTPELTDILHQTRYQQNPDYKQLRKAIVRAKAEYWKQQIEQATAPTDAFKLAKWIRHPDQLAAPPLNVQGAQVSTPQGKANAFLSHLLEKGALLPNQTEEGPPNKPLGPVHLPTKEHCWAALCAPPPSAPGEDGLATTAWRELWPVLGDTITQLYYRCIEEGCFPLSLKSAKIIMLPKPGKRDYTQLNTWRPISLLSTLGKGLERLLAQQMAVRAIQADLLAPCHFGALPGRSAIDLVQVLVHRVEEAFQQGKDASLLLLDVKGAFDAVIHQRLLSHLRLQGWHKGLLQLLEDWLTGRSVSVHIKESTATAPIKGGLPQGSPLSPILFLLYAARIVSTLESSFCYADDMGILLTGNTLEESSQQLVEAYKQITVLGTETGLPFSIEKTEIQHFSKKQQQHFPIVTLPGIGEITPSLYTRWLGVLLDTKLTFKAHINWVFSRGKQLAQHLKRLSNTQRGCPVASMRAAVIQCVLPTALYGAEVFYTGKRQQWVVNSLLSLFRTAALAIIPAYKTTPTAALLREADLPDPEALFNSILRRAAISVYSDGSRTGQGAGYGYAIYFGPILVTKGHGPAGPRTEVYDAEIMGAVEGLRAALGQPCVGYSTQLVILLDNLAAASLLASYRPTPHRHGLSESFGQLATQWLEAPSILTRPRKPLQVRWIPGHSGIAGNELADKLAKLGSSIYSPNIPPSPAYLRREAKQWLRTEAYTAYASKAPQAYKTLDIRPHTKESRTREHKLPRWVLGRLVAARTGHGDFTAYHQRFNHSDYLESCSCGKTKTPVHFFFCPYTRKRWKDRWRCIRDGPSKTIDWLLSTAAGAEEFSRIVQESSFFKDICPNWARRSA is encoded by the exons atggaggtggatatctcccccccaggcggaacccgtccggcgactccgctcctgggtgaaaactctgaccccccctcaggacctaccaccccgacccccctaccccggaactccctgaagagaagggccttattctccccgcagaagactcccactgcagctccagtccctgtatcccataCGCCGCAAGCCCCGTCGATCTGCGAACAGGTcggcatggtagcagacgaccagctagcccttcttcatgattggaaactagccatgacctcccttgccaaagctctagatctaactgtctcctccctacagggccgcccaagagacctggcccgggagcttgcagccagattcgtcacccttgcaaagcaggactcccctcagcagatttctcagATGCCTGTggttgcacccccacagccacccagacagatggaacagccaaaccatcctcccactcctgaagcttccaaaAGCCCCCTGAACaggcaaacctcgcagcctacaacctgggcatccctaacagctccaagaactggccaggggaactggcaaactattgcccctgAACACcatatgcaagccaagcaaacagcacaacgaaggctgaagcagtcaaacaagactgaccaccgcatcttcctccggctcccggcctcctccagcctccgagctattggaccacatggcatccgggtcacccttgctgggaaggttccggACGGGATCACACAGGTACAAGTAATATCAACCGGGTATGCAATcactacaacagaacagggcaaggctttcctactatcagagaaggctgcaagcctagctggggatgggtacTTTGAAATTCCAACAGAGTAccaccaggttattgtctcccggatcccaaaacaactctggtccctagatggatggatagatacAACAATTGCAGACATTagcatggaagcagagcgcattaCTGGCATTAAGCctctcatggccaagctctcaaaacacccagtagagagggactctatcacagcagtcatagcctttccaaaaaagctacaacaccccctgcaactctttggcttgtctggcctatcaaggcccactcgccccaagcaaaggcctttgcaatgcacccgatgcTACCGCTTCCAcgatacaagggcctgccGCTCTAGTGACCGAtgcatctcctgcggatcctcAAAACAAGATCATAACTGCCATGTacagtgtatcaactgctgcggcccacatgcagcagacttcccaaaatgcccagccagaccccatgTCCAGAGGAACATTATTACCCGCCTCTCGAaggatgctctagctgctatccgcAAGGCTGgccggcttgccttccaacaggaacagaagaaagctgaaagtTCTAAACAACAAGCAGACA gaagggggggcgctgcacatgacctgctactctcctttgaagcagatatcatccttgtccaagaaccttggacaaatacagcaaaacacctaaccaagacccacccacgatatcagctgttcagtcccccaacccgatggactgccaggcccagaactctaacatatgtacgaagggatctcccagcccattccctcccgGAACCTATCTCTCCGGAtatcaccacaatctacacggcaggccttactattatcaaTGTTTATCGGCCCCCTAATgacccagttgcccctgctggtgctggctcaacaccctctacactttccacactcctaggatataCCCCACCAGAGATcaccatcctagcaggagacttcaatacccggcacccattctggcagccagatactgagtctcatgctgtcacacctggcgcaacaggactattagactggcttgatgcccacgagctggaacttcgcctcgagccaggcacccctaCCCGTGGACCAAATACCCTAGACCTA CTTGGCTCtaccaactgggagaaagccagaaccctggcaagcccgcctgacccaaccctaccaattAACCTACTAGCCgagcaactggtccagatatcccagctagCAATTCAaggcgcatcaagatacaatactcgcagactccccaggaccccatggtggactccagaactaacagacatactacaccaaacaagatatcaacaaaaccccgactatAAACAACTCCGGAAGGCCATCGtacgggcaaaggctgaatactggaagcagcagatcgaacaagccacagcacctacaGACgcattcaaacttgctaaatggATTagacatccagaccagcttgctgcccctcccctGAATGTACAAGGGGCTCAGGTCTCTACCCCGCAGGGCAAAGCAAATGCCTtcctcagtcacctcctagagaagggggccctgcttccaaatcaaacagaagagggacccccaaacaagcccctgggcccagtacacctgccaacaaaagaacacTGCTGGGCcgctctctgtgccccacccccGTCTGCCCCCGGGGAGGacggacttgccaccactgcttggagggagctttGGCCTGTCCTAGGAGACACAATCACACAACTATACTACAGGTgtatagaggaaggctgctttccactaagcctgaagtcagcaaagataataatgttaccaaaaccaggaaagagggactatacccaactcaacacttggcggccaattagcctcctctctaccctaggaAAAGGCCTCGAGCGCCTtctagcacagcagatggctgtaagagcaattcaggcagacctgctagccccctgccactttGGGGCCTTGCCAGGACGgtctgccattgacctggtccaggtcctTGTAcacagggtagaggaggcctttcaacaggGAAAGGATGCTTCATTACTCCTACTAGACGtgaaaggggcatttgaTGCTGTcatacaccaacggctcctttctcacctacgcctgcaaggatggcataaaggcttactccagctacttgaggactggcttactggccgttctgtatctgttcatatcaaagaaagcACCGCTACAGCACCAATCAAAGGtggactcccccagggatcccccctatccccaatactcttcctactatatgcagcaagaatagtctctaccctagagagctccttctgctatgcagatgacaTGGGTATATTActaactgggaataccctggaagagagctcacaacaactggtagaggcctacaagcaaattactgtcctagggacagagacaggcctccctttctcaatagagaaaacagagatacaacacttctctaaaaagcagcagcagcatttcCCTATAGTcactctacctggtataggggagattacaccatccctatatacacgttggttaggagttcttctggatacaaagcttacttttaaagcccacaTTAACTGggtctttagccgcgggaaacaactcgcccagcacctaaagagacttagcaatacccagcgtGGCTGTccagtggcctccatgcgcgcagcagttatacagtgTGTTctcccaacagctctgtacggggcagaagtcttctatacaggaaaaagacaacaatGGGTTgttaactccctgctctctctctttcgtacagcagccctggctattatcccagcctacaagaccacccctactgcagctctgctccgcgaagcagacctaccagacccagaggCTCTattcaacagcatcctccgaagggcagca atatcagtatactcAGACGGCTCGcgaactggccaaggggcaggatatggctatgcaatctactttggccctatcctggtgaccaagggacatggccccgcgggccccaggacagaggtctatgatgcagaaatcatgggcgctgtagaaggcctacgcgcagccctgggacaaccatgtgTGGGTTACTCtacccagctagttatcctcctagacaacctagcagcagcctccctgctagcaagctataggccaactCCGCATAGGCATGGACTGTCAGAGTCCTTCGGCCAGCTTGCTACCCAGTGGTTGGAAGCTCcctcaatcctaaccaggccacggaagccccttcaagtccgctggatcccaggccattctgggattgctgggaacgagctggcagacaagcttgcaaagcttgggtcctctatatacagccctaacatccccccatcccctgcatacctacgacgggaggcaaaacagtggcttcgtacagaggcatatacagcatatgctagtaaggcaccccaagcctacaagaccctggatatcagaccccatacaaaggaaagccgcacccgcgagcacaagcttccccgttgggtacttggccgactcgtcgccgcccgtacaggccacggagactttacggcataccaccagcgcttcaaccactcagactacctggagagctgctcttgtggcaagaccaagaccccagtacacttcttcttctgcccatacaccagaaagcgctggaaagatagatggagatgcataagggacggcccgtcaaaaacaatagactggctcttaagtacagctgccggggctgaagaattcagccgcatcgtgcaagaatcatccttcttcaaggatatatgcccgaactgggcccgccggagcgcttga
- a CDS encoding uncharacterized protein (transcript_id=CADANIAT00010456), protein MGSLDTPTGDYAWTEVSPARWERDIDEVEQFYTSLAKTYEGCGRCCFAITGYISFSVQATDIAVENALRKAWLRLRYENPTIASRVEYSEQQQKCRKVYEAISSPEVQNMWLQETFRVIRTKSSGLQWCNSDPPVPVLPTLFLIKRPGRHRGVMTADVVLRCRHDIVDGVGTLMLLNTLFAHAAQALHEGDDYTVPNFDNEWTRLSPPLRVAADISPTLSKQQEARLTRTVAWNAALKRDVEIAGFPHRKYATRPGKHQRVAITLSTESTHRLLKACRSLGLTLTHAYHTAIGIVLRDLQKRQSRPRTVRYVNYSLLDERPQCKDPYNTPAHAASVYHSVSGECLAVDLTVPAASIGAPEQLFDHSIPRRQEYMRIASAVRRFDLQNRNDKQRIQMVPSHWAMITPPYPADNATPSVPVPYNKPSVSLSDLGAIDNTVSPTHGAFTLDNPWVTREHLVTGLAVFLGTWNGRLTLSATYNDAWHTRNEALAFLDRCNVVTIQALGA, encoded by the coding sequence ATGGGTTCGCTTGACACTCCAACTGGCGACTATGCTTGGACCGAGGTCAGCCCAGCTCGATGGGAGCGTGATATCGATGAAGTCGAGCAGTTCTACACCTCGCTCGCGAAGACCTACGAAGGGTGTGGCCGTTGCTGCTTTGCGATAACGGGATACATATCCTTCTCGGTACAGGCGACTGATATCGCGGTGGAAAATGCTCTGCGGAAGGCCTGGCTGCGGTTGCGGTATGAGAACCCGACGATCGCATCTCGTGTTGAGTAcagcgagcagcagcagaagtgCAGAAAAGTCTATGAGGCGATCTCGAGCCCGGAGGTACAAAATATGTGGCTGCAGGAGACGTTTCGCGTTATCCGTACTAAGTCGTCCGGCTTGCAGTGGTGCAACTCGGACCCTCCGGTTCCAGTACTTCCGACTCTGTTCCTGATAAAGCGTCCTGGCCGGCATAGGGGTGTGATGACCGCAGACGTGGTGCTTCGCTGTCGTCACGATATTGTCGACGGGGTCGGGACTTTAATGCTCCTAAATACTCTCTTCGCCCATGCGGCCCAAGCCCTTCATGAAGGCGATGATTACACCGTTCCAAACTTTGATAATGAGTGGACACGGTTGAGTCCGCCGTTGCGTGTCGCTGCGGACATTTCGCCGACGCTCAGCAAACAACAGGAGGCCCGGCTTACGAGGACAGTCGCTTGGAATGCCGCCCTGAAAAGGGATGTCGAGATTGCCGGTTTTCCACATCGAAAGTACGCGACTAGACCAGGGAAACACCAACGAGTGGCTATCACACTGTCCACAGAGTCAACGCATCGTTTACTCAAAGCATGCAGATCCCTGGGCTTGACTTTGACGCATGCGTATCACACTGCCATCGGCATCGTCCTTCGGGACCTCCAGAAACGACAATCACGGCCGCGGACGGTGCGGTATGTCAATTacagccttcttgatgaacGGCCACAGTGCAAAGACCCGTACAACACGCCTGCTCACGCAGCCTCCGTTTACCATTCTGTATCCGGCGAGTGCCTGGCAGTTGATTTGACTGTCCCAGCTGCTTCCATCGGCGCACCTGAACAGCTTTTCGACCACAGCATACCGAGACGACAAGAGTACATGAGAATTGCTAGCGCCGTCCGTCGCTTTGACCTGCAAAATCGCAACGACAAGCAGCGTATTCAAATGGTGCCCTCGCACTGGGCAATGATCACACCTCCCTATCCAGCGGATAATGCAACACCGTCTGTCCCAGTGCCTTACAACAAGCCGTCAGTATCACTTTCAGACTTGGGGGCGATCGACAACACGGTATCACCGACGCATGGCGCATTCACCTTGGACAATCCATGGGTAACCAGGGAGCATTTGGTGACTGGGCTGGCTGTTTTCCTGGGAACCTGGAACGGACGACTTACCTTGAGCGCGACTTACAACGATGCGTGGCATACCAGAAACGAGGCTCTGGCATTCCTTGATCGGTGCAACGTTGTCACCATCCAGGCTCTCGGTGCATGA
- a CDS encoding uncharacterized protein (transcript_id=CADANIAT00010454), with the protein MSWESVAAKKRQALKNAIPPEWVIPAEIFPPEDQLDVTNFPKDSGFFTDRELEITSTPAQGILDRLASGSWTAEEVTRTFCKTAAVAQQLTNCLSEILFDRAIAQAKELDAYYRETGKTKGPFHGLPISIKDNFNLIGVDATVGFTSLVDDPATYNSTLVDLLLGAGAVLYCKTNVPTAMMIAETVNNVFGRTVNPRNRKLTSGGSSGGESALIAFGGSRIGVGTDIGGSLRIPAACTGIFTIRPSFGRFPNFQTRSGLAGQEAVNSVNGPMAKTLEEIVLWARTVVGQQPWLTDPKCLPIPWRDVEVKKTLKIGVLHHDGLVTPTPPVTRALNETVQKLKDAGHKVVTWAPTEHKDLLTTLAKFFVADGGKSIRKLLEPTSEPFCPEMKAYEDAAELGVHEMWQLHLKRNALCKSYLDRWNASGIDAVLCPVTPYSTVEHGKFAYVGYTGVFNVLDYPGVSFPCGVKADKDIDKSYVNHQPLTDIDAQIQNDYSAESVHGMPVSLQLVGRRLEDERVLAITDAILRAIASSNGAK; encoded by the exons ATGTCGTGGGAATCGGTTGCCGCCAAAAAGCGCCAGGCCTTAAAGAACGCTATTCCTCCTGAATGGGTCATCCCCGCTGAGATCTTCCCACCAGAGGACCAGCTGGATGTGACCAACTTTCCTAAGGACTCCGGCTTCTTTACTGATCGCGAGCTGGAGATTACTTCGACGCCTGCGCAGGGAATCCTAGATCGTCTGGCTTCAGGGTCATggacggcggaggaggtgaCGAGGACATTCTGCAAGACTGCTGCTGTAGCCCAACAATTG ACAAACTGCTTGTCAGAAATTCTCTTTGACAGAGCTATTGCCCAAGCGAAGGAGCTTGATGCCTACTACAGAGAAACCGGCAAGACAAAGGGTCCCTTCCATGGACTCCCCATTTCAATCAAGGACAATTTCAACCTGATAGGCGTTGATGCGACCGTGGGATTCACCTCTCTGGTAGACGATCCTGCCACGTACAATAGCACCCTGGTTGATCTGCTGCTCGGTGCTGGTGCAGTCCTATATTGCAAAACCAATGTTCCCACGG CGATGATGATCGCCGAGACAGTGAATAATGTCTTCGGCCGGACAGTCAATCCACGTAACCGCAAGCTCACATCCGGAGGCTCGTCTGGTGGAGAAAGTGCTCTGATTGCCTTCGGCGGCAGCCGAATCGGTGTTGGTACAGATATCG GCGGCTCCCTCCGCATCCCCGCTGCCTGCACAGGCATCTTCACTATCCGCCCTTCCTTTGGCCGCTTTCCTAATTTCCAGACCCGCTCCGGCCTCGCAGGCCAAGAGGCCGTCAACAGTGTCAACGGGCCAATGGCCAAGACACTCGAGGAGATCGTTCTCTGGGCTCGCACCGTCGTCGGCCAGCAGCCTTGGCTCACTGATCCAAAGTGCCTTCCCATCCCCTGGCGGGACGTTGAGGTAAAGAAGACATTGAAAATTGGTGTCTTGCACCACGATGGATTAGTGACGCCCACGCCTCCCGTTACCCGTGCCCTGAATGAGACAGTGCAGAAGCTAAAAGACGCCGGCCATAAGGTTGTGACGTGGGCACCGACGGAGCATAAGGACCTGCTCACTACGCTGGCCAAATTCTTCGTCGCTGATGGGGGCAAGAGCATTCGCAAGCTCTTGGAGCCAACAAGCGAACCATTCTGTCCGGAGATGAAGGCATACGAGGATGCGGCGGAACTCGGCGTCCATGAGATGTGGCAGCTTCATTTAAAGCGAAACGCACTCTGCAAATCGTATCTTGACCGGTGGAATGCGAGCGGTATTGATGCTGTTTTAT GCCCAGTAACACCTTATAGTACCGTCGAGCACGGAAAGTTCGCCTATGTTGGTTACACCGGCGTCTTCAATGTGCTCGACTACCCGGGCGTCTCGTTCCCATGCGGTGTCAAAGCAGATAAGGACATCGACAAGTCTTACGTCAATCACCAACCGTTGACCGACATTGACGCCCAGATCCAGAACGATT ACTCCGCCGAATCAGTCCACGGTATGCCGGTGAGCTTGCAGCTCGTTGGGCGTAGACTCGAGGATGAGAGGGTCTTGGCCATAACAGATGCCATTCTCAGGGCTATTGCGTCTTCGAATGGGGCGAAGTAG